In one Pseudomonas purpurea genomic region, the following are encoded:
- a CDS encoding GAF domain-containing protein — MIDLKISGAGLDGYGLLCAQLESLLADERDFIANAAQFSAFLFNQLDDLNWAGFYLNRNEELVLGPFQGQIACVRIPFGRGVCGAAAASRQTQRVEDVHAFAGHIACDSASNSELVVPLIKDGRLIGVLDLDSPSLARFSAEDQAGIEQLAAIFLRLTAC, encoded by the coding sequence ATGATCGATTTGAAAATCAGCGGTGCAGGGCTGGACGGTTACGGTTTGCTCTGTGCGCAACTGGAGTCGCTGCTGGCCGATGAGCGTGACTTCATCGCCAACGCGGCGCAGTTTTCAGCCTTTCTGTTCAACCAGTTGGACGACCTGAACTGGGCGGGTTTTTACCTCAATCGTAATGAGGAGCTGGTCCTTGGGCCGTTCCAGGGGCAGATCGCCTGTGTGCGAATTCCGTTCGGGCGCGGCGTGTGCGGTGCGGCGGCGGCGAGCCGGCAAACCCAACGGGTCGAGGACGTGCATGCGTTCGCCGGGCATATCGCCTGCGACAGTGCTTCCAACAGTGAACTGGTGGTGCCCTTGATCAAGGACGGCCGATTGATTGGCGTGCTGGACCTGGACAGCCCGTCGCTGGCGCGTTTTAGCGCTGAGGACCAGGCAGGGATCGAACAGTTGGCGGCGATTTTCCTGCGTTTGACCGCGTGCTGA
- a CDS encoding ATP-binding protein — protein MDSRLNAFLERADAVLARIEPLLPAPRQVIDWTQCLAARWQREGRSGFLLPLEVNLGMRLSDLIGVDRQLEQLGRNTRQFLDGMPANHALLWGSRGTGKSSLVRALLAEHASHGLRLIEIERDHLADLPRVVEQIAKLPQRFVLFCDDLSFEAGEGDYRVLKSVLDGSLEQAPDNVLLYATSNRRHLVPEKESDNENWKRVDGELHPSEAVEDKIALSDRFGLWLSFYPFTQEHFLDVVEHWVGELAGKAGLAWQRDEALEIQAVRWATGRGNRNGRCAYQFARYWVGLKLLEHKA, from the coding sequence GTGGATTCTCGATTGAATGCTTTTCTTGAACGTGCCGATGCTGTTCTGGCGCGTATCGAGCCGCTGTTGCCGGCCCCGCGCCAGGTTATCGACTGGACGCAATGCCTGGCGGCACGCTGGCAGCGTGAGGGGCGCAGCGGTTTTCTCCTGCCGCTGGAGGTCAACCTCGGCATGCGCCTGAGCGACCTGATCGGGGTCGACCGGCAGCTTGAGCAACTGGGCCGCAACACCCGGCAGTTTCTGGACGGCATGCCGGCCAACCATGCCTTGCTCTGGGGTTCGCGCGGTACCGGCAAGTCATCGCTGGTGCGGGCGTTGCTGGCCGAGCATGCCAGTCATGGCTTGCGACTGATCGAGATCGAGCGCGATCACCTCGCGGACCTGCCACGCGTCGTCGAACAGATCGCGAAGTTGCCGCAGCGCTTTGTGCTGTTCTGCGATGACCTGTCGTTCGAGGCGGGCGAGGGCGATTACCGGGTGCTCAAAAGCGTGCTCGACGGCTCGCTGGAACAGGCACCGGACAACGTGCTGCTGTACGCGACCTCCAACCGGCGTCATCTGGTCCCGGAAAAAGAGAGCGACAACGAAAACTGGAAACGGGTCGACGGCGAACTTCATCCCAGCGAGGCGGTGGAAGACAAGATCGCGCTGTCGGACCGCTTCGGGTTGTGGCTGTCGTTCTATCCGTTCACCCAGGAGCATTTTCTCGATGTGGTCGAGCATTGGGTGGGCGAGCTCGCAGGCAAGGCCGGTTTGGCATGGCAGCGTGACGAAGCGCTGGAGATCCAGGCAGTACGCTGGGCCACCGGACGCGGGAACCGCAACGGCCGTTGCGCGTATCAATTCGCCCGCTATTGGGTAGGGCTTAAATTGCTGGAGCACAAGGCATGA
- a CDS encoding response regulator → MDIKFTNRLSYKQARLTVLVGFILGTLLSLLQIGIDYASEDASINREILSLLEISHNPASRIAYNIDAELAQELTLGLLRSPVVISAQLIDNNNTVLASVKRPELQSGYRVISDFLFGSNRQFKDRLYLDHLPEESLGTLILDVDTYAFGSRFLRRSEVTLLNGFARSLILTGILLALFYVMLTKPLVRVIRELSSRDPRSAEQAPLEFPAGHEHDEIGVLVKVANQQFENMATEIQQRRNAENRLTDYLEQLENIVSARTAELKAINNRLTQSNEELEVARQTALDMAQARSVFLANMSHEIRTPLNGLLGMIALSLDGPLNAEQQQQLSIAHDSGKVLVELLNDILDLSKFDAGQLELERIPFDLGSLIEDTANLLSQNAAPSVELACLIDPKFPALVLGDPTRVRQIVSNLLSNALKFTRFGRVDVRLRTHEDGVRIEVCDTGIGIAQDAQVKIFQPFTQAGAGITRQFGGTGLGLALTYNLCEAMQGRLTISSEAGFGSQFCADLPLPCHTPAITPAPLRGKVLAITGASSGLAELLSGVLPGWGLDYQQRSVDESLLGLNPDVLITDCPECLFALRPTLDAPILLVTAYGSFMPSEQASALAPLQQQARPLARNALYQTLRRALQAEVTTINNAQLESIAPVRRGRILLVEDNPVNQLVAKGMLGKLGCDVRVASHGGEALDQLEHSTFDLVLMDCNMPVMDGYEASRQIRRSGRWPDLPIVALTANAMPEERERCRAAGMSDYLAKPFRREELAALLDQWVPTTTAL, encoded by the coding sequence ATGGATATCAAGTTCACCAATCGCCTGTCTTACAAACAAGCCAGGCTTACTGTGCTGGTCGGTTTCATTCTGGGAACCCTGCTCAGCCTCCTGCAAATCGGCATCGATTATGCCAGCGAAGACGCCTCCATCAACCGGGAAATACTCTCGCTGCTGGAAATCAGCCACAACCCGGCTTCACGCATCGCCTATAACATCGATGCCGAACTCGCCCAGGAACTGACGCTCGGCCTGCTGCGTTCACCCGTCGTGATCAGCGCCCAACTGATCGACAACAACAATACGGTCCTGGCCAGCGTCAAGCGCCCGGAGCTGCAAAGCGGTTACCGGGTCATCAGCGACTTCCTGTTTGGCTCCAACCGCCAGTTCAAGGACCGGCTCTACCTCGACCACCTGCCCGAAGAGTCCCTCGGGACCCTGATACTGGATGTCGACACCTATGCGTTCGGCAGCCGTTTCCTGCGCCGGTCCGAAGTCACGCTGCTCAACGGCTTCGCTCGCAGCCTGATTCTGACCGGGATTCTGCTGGCACTGTTTTACGTGATGCTGACCAAGCCGCTGGTGCGGGTGATCCGCGAACTCAGCAGCCGCGACCCACGCAGCGCTGAGCAGGCGCCCCTGGAGTTTCCTGCCGGGCATGAACACGACGAAATCGGCGTACTGGTGAAGGTCGCCAACCAGCAATTCGAAAACATGGCCACCGAAATCCAGCAGCGACGCAATGCCGAAAACCGCCTGACCGACTACCTCGAACAACTGGAAAACATCGTTTCGGCCCGCACCGCCGAACTCAAGGCGATCAACAACCGCCTGACCCAATCCAACGAAGAGCTGGAAGTTGCCCGTCAGACCGCCCTCGACATGGCCCAGGCGCGGTCGGTGTTCCTGGCCAACATGAGCCATGAGATCCGCACCCCGCTCAACGGCTTGCTGGGGATGATCGCGCTGTCGCTGGACGGCCCGCTGAACGCCGAACAGCAGCAACAACTGTCGATCGCCCATGACTCGGGCAAGGTGCTGGTGGAACTGCTCAACGATATTCTCGACCTGTCGAAGTTCGACGCCGGCCAGTTGGAGCTCGAACGCATTCCCTTTGATCTCGGTTCACTGATCGAAGACACCGCCAACCTGCTGTCGCAGAACGCCGCGCCGAGCGTTGAACTGGCCTGCCTGATCGATCCCAAGTTCCCGGCACTGGTGCTGGGCGATCCGACACGGGTCCGGCAGATTGTCAGCAACTTGCTGTCCAACGCGCTCAAATTCACCCGTTTCGGGCGTGTCGACGTTCGCCTGCGCACCCACGAGGACGGAGTCAGAATCGAAGTCTGCGACACCGGCATCGGCATCGCTCAGGACGCCCAGGTCAAGATCTTCCAGCCATTCACCCAGGCAGGGGCCGGTATTACCCGTCAGTTCGGTGGCACCGGGCTGGGCCTGGCCTTGACCTACAACCTCTGCGAAGCCATGCAAGGGCGCCTGACCATCAGCTCCGAGGCCGGTTTTGGCAGCCAGTTCTGCGCCGATCTGCCGCTGCCGTGTCACACGCCCGCCATTACCCCGGCACCGCTGCGCGGCAAGGTCCTGGCGATCACCGGTGCCAGCAGCGGTCTGGCCGAACTCTTGAGCGGCGTATTGCCTGGCTGGGGGCTGGATTATCAACAGCGAAGCGTCGATGAGTCGTTGCTCGGCCTCAATCCCGATGTGCTGATCACTGACTGTCCGGAGTGCCTGTTTGCTCTGCGCCCGACGCTGGACGCACCGATTCTGCTGGTCACCGCTTACGGCAGCTTCATGCCCAGCGAGCAAGCCAGCGCCCTGGCACCGTTGCAGCAACAGGCACGCCCGCTGGCCCGCAACGCGCTGTACCAGACCTTGCGCCGCGCCTTGCAGGCGGAAGTCACCACGATCAACAACGCCCAACTGGAAAGCATCGCGCCAGTGCGTCGCGGGCGGATCCTGCTGGTCGAGGACAATCCGGTCAACCAACTGGTGGCCAAAGGCATGCTCGGTAAACTGGGGTGTGACGTGCGGGTGGCGTCTCATGGTGGCGAGGCGCTGGATCAGCTGGAACACAGCACCTTCGACCTGGTGTTGATGGACTGCAACATGCCGGTCATGGATGGCTACGAAGCGAGCCGGCAAATCCGCCGCAGCGGCCGTTGGCCAGACTTGCCCATCGTCGCCCTGACCGCTAATGCCATGCCCGAAGAGCGCGAACGTTGCCGTGCCGCGGGCATGAGCGATTACCTGGCCAAGCCGTTTCGCCGCGAAGAGCTGGCCGCCCTGCTGGACCAGTGGGTGCCGACTACAACTGCGCTTTGA
- a CDS encoding MarR family transcriptional regulator → MTLLSADSLRLDSQLCFKLYATSRAVIRAYKPMLDQLGLTYPQYLAMLVLWEWQDCLPEQPTVKALGERLSLDSGTLTPLLKRLEQMQLVQRQRSIRDEREVHLCVSPAGLALRERVVPLKASLLCDSGVDLDRLDVLRQGLDQLLGQIKAQL, encoded by the coding sequence ATGACGTTGCTGTCAGCCGATTCCCTGAGGCTCGACAGTCAGCTCTGCTTCAAGCTGTACGCCACCTCCCGGGCGGTGATCCGCGCCTACAAGCCGATGCTCGATCAGTTGGGCCTGACTTACCCGCAATACTTGGCCATGCTGGTGTTGTGGGAGTGGCAGGACTGCTTGCCTGAGCAGCCCACCGTCAAAGCGCTGGGTGAACGGTTGTCGCTGGACTCCGGGACGCTTACGCCGCTGCTCAAGCGTCTGGAGCAGATGCAGTTGGTGCAGCGCCAACGCTCGATACGTGACGAGCGAGAGGTGCACCTGTGCGTTTCTCCGGCCGGGTTGGCACTGCGCGAACGCGTGGTGCCGCTCAAGGCGAGCCTGTTATGCGACAGCGGTGTCGATCTGGATCGCCTGGATGTCCTGCGTCAGGGGCTTGATCAATTGCTCGGACAGATCAAAGCGCAGTTGTAG
- a CDS encoding glutathione peroxidase — MTDKLLSIPCTTIKGEQKTLADFAGKAVLVVNTASKCGFTPQYKGLEELWQSYKDRGLVVLGFPCNQFGKQEPGDEGAISEFCELNFGVSFPLFKKIEVNGSDAHPLFVQLKKRAPGVLGSQGIKWNFTKFLIGQDGKVVKRFAPATKPQDLTREIEALLK, encoded by the coding sequence ATGACCGATAAACTGCTGAGCATTCCTTGCACCACCATCAAGGGTGAGCAAAAGACCTTGGCCGACTTCGCCGGTAAAGCGGTGCTGGTGGTCAATACCGCGAGCAAGTGCGGCTTCACCCCGCAGTACAAGGGGCTTGAGGAACTGTGGCAGAGCTACAAGGATCGGGGACTGGTGGTGCTGGGCTTTCCCTGCAACCAGTTCGGCAAGCAGGAGCCAGGCGACGAAGGGGCCATTTCCGAGTTCTGCGAGTTGAATTTCGGTGTCAGCTTCCCGCTGTTCAAGAAAATCGAGGTGAATGGCAGTGATGCCCATCCGCTGTTTGTGCAGCTGAAAAAGCGCGCACCGGGTGTGCTGGGCTCCCAGGGCATCAAGTGGAACTTCACCAAATTCCTGATCGGCCAGGACGGCAAAGTGGTCAAGCGCTTTGCACCCGCGACCAAGCCGCAAGACTTGACCCGTGAGATCGAAGCGTTGCTGAAATGA
- the msrB gene encoding peptide-methionine (R)-S-oxide reductase MsrB, with the protein MEKLEKTLEEWRAMLDPEQYNVCRLKGTERPFSGKYNGTKTDGVYHCICCNEPLFDSRAKFDSGCGWPSFYAPIGESAMVEIRDVSHGMIRTEVVCAKCDAHLGHVFPDGPPPTGLRYCINSVCLDLVPRG; encoded by the coding sequence ATGGAAAAGTTGGAAAAAACCCTGGAAGAATGGCGGGCCATGCTCGACCCGGAGCAGTACAACGTTTGCCGTCTGAAGGGCACCGAGCGGCCGTTCTCGGGCAAGTACAACGGCACCAAGACCGATGGCGTCTATCACTGCATCTGCTGCAACGAGCCGTTGTTCGACTCCAGGGCCAAATTTGATTCCGGTTGCGGCTGGCCGAGCTTCTACGCGCCGATTGGCGAGAGCGCGATGGTCGAGATCCGCGATGTCAGCCACGGCATGATTCGCACCGAAGTGGTTTGCGCCAAGTGCGACGCGCACCTGGGCCACGTGTTCCCGGACGGTCCGCCACCCACTGGCTTGCGTTATTGCATCAACTCGGTGTGCCTGGACCTGGTGCCGCGCGGCTGA
- a CDS encoding pyridoxal phosphate-dependent aminotransferase encodes MQVSKSNKLANVCYDIRGPVLKHAKRLEEEGHRILKLNIGNPAPFGFEAPDEILQDVIRNLPTAQGYSDSKGLFSARKAVMQYYQQKQVEGVGIEDIYLGNGVSELIVMSMQALLNNNDEVLVPAPDYPLWTAAVSLAGGNPVHYLCDEQANWFPDLADIKAKITPNTKALVIINPNNPTGAVYSREVLLGMLELARQHNLVVFSDEIYDKILYDDAVHICTASLAPDLLCLTFNGLSKSYRVAGFRSGWIAISGPKHHAQSYIEGIDMLANMRLCANVPSQHAIQTALGGYQSINDLVLPQGRLLEQRNRTWELLNDIPGVSCVKPMGALYAFPKIDPKVCPIHNDEKFVLDLLLSEKLLVVQGTAFNWPWPDHFRVVTLPRVDELDMAIGRIGNFLKSYRQ; translated from the coding sequence ATGCAGGTCAGCAAATCGAACAAGCTCGCCAACGTCTGCTACGACATTCGCGGCCCAGTGCTCAAGCACGCCAAACGCCTGGAAGAGGAAGGTCATCGCATCCTCAAGCTGAACATCGGCAACCCGGCACCGTTTGGTTTCGAGGCACCCGATGAAATCCTCCAGGACGTCATCCGCAACCTGCCGACCGCGCAAGGTTACAGCGACTCCAAAGGCCTGTTCAGCGCCCGCAAGGCCGTGATGCAGTACTACCAGCAGAAACAGGTCGAAGGCGTCGGCATCGAGGACATCTACCTGGGCAACGGCGTCTCCGAGCTGATCGTGATGTCGATGCAGGCCCTGCTCAACAATAACGATGAAGTGCTGGTCCCGGCCCCTGACTATCCGCTGTGGACCGCCGCCGTCAGCCTGGCCGGCGGCAATCCGGTGCATTACCTGTGCGACGAGCAAGCCAACTGGTTCCCGGACCTGGCCGACATCAAGGCCAAGATCACCCCGAACACCAAGGCCCTGGTGATCATCAACCCGAACAACCCGACCGGTGCGGTGTATTCGCGTGAAGTGCTGCTGGGCATGCTCGAACTGGCGCGCCAGCACAACCTGGTGGTGTTCTCCGACGAGATCTACGACAAGATTCTGTACGACGATGCCGTGCACATTTGCACCGCCTCGCTGGCGCCGGACCTGCTGTGCCTGACCTTCAACGGCCTGTCCAAGTCCTACCGCGTGGCGGGTTTCCGTTCCGGCTGGATCGCCATTTCCGGTCCCAAGCATCACGCCCAGAGCTACATCGAAGGCATCGACATGCTGGCCAACATGCGCCTGTGCGCCAACGTGCCAAGCCAGCACGCGATCCAGACCGCACTCGGTGGCTACCAGAGCATCAATGACCTGGTGCTGCCGCAAGGTCGCCTGCTGGAACAGCGCAACCGCACCTGGGAACTGCTCAACGACATCCCCGGCGTCAGCTGCGTCAAACCGATGGGCGCGCTGTACGCCTTCCCGAAGATCGACCCGAAAGTCTGCCCGATCCACAACGATGAGAAGTTCGTGCTCGACCTGCTGCTCTCGGAAAAACTGCTGGTGGTACAAGGCACAGCCTTCAACTGGCCATGGCCTGACCATTTCCGTGTCGTGACGCTGCCGCGTGTCGACGAACTGGACATGGCAATCGGCCGCATCGGTAACTTCCTGAAATCCTATCGGCAGTAA
- the htpX gene encoding protease HtpX → MMRILLFLATNLAVVLIASITLSLFGVDGFMAANGVDLDLQQLLIFCAVFGFVGSLFSLFISKWMAKMSTGTQIISQPRTRHEQWLMQTVEQLSREAGIKMPEVGIFPAYEANAFATGWNKNDALVAVSQGLLERFSPDEVKAVLAHEIGHVANGDMVTLALVQGVVNTFVMFFARIIGNFVDKVIFKNEEGRGIAYYVATIFAELVLGFLASAIVMWFSRKREFRADEAGARLAGSSAMIGALQRLRSEQGLPVHMPSTLSAFGINGGMKQGLARLFMSHPPLEERIDALRRLGQ, encoded by the coding sequence ATGATGCGCATCCTGCTGTTTTTGGCCACTAACCTGGCGGTCGTGCTGATTGCCAGCATCACCCTGAGCCTTTTTGGCGTCGACGGGTTCATGGCGGCCAACGGGGTTGACCTTGACCTCCAGCAGCTGCTGATCTTCTGTGCGGTGTTCGGTTTCGTCGGCTCGCTGTTCTCGCTGTTCATCTCCAAGTGGATGGCGAAGATGAGCACCGGCACCCAGATCATCAGCCAGCCACGCACTCGCCATGAACAATGGTTGATGCAGACCGTCGAGCAACTGTCCCGCGAAGCCGGGATCAAAATGCCTGAAGTCGGGATCTTCCCGGCGTACGAGGCCAACGCGTTTGCCACCGGCTGGAACAAGAACGACGCATTGGTTGCGGTCAGCCAGGGCTTGCTCGAACGCTTTTCGCCCGATGAAGTCAAAGCCGTGCTCGCTCACGAAATCGGCCACGTGGCCAATGGCGACATGGTCACCCTGGCCCTGGTACAGGGCGTGGTGAACACCTTCGTGATGTTCTTTGCACGGATCATCGGCAACTTCGTCGACAAGGTGATCTTCAAGAACGAAGAAGGCCGGGGCATCGCCTACTACGTGGCGACCATTTTCGCGGAACTGGTACTGGGCTTCCTGGCCAGCGCGATCGTCATGTGGTTCTCGCGCAAACGCGAATTCCGTGCCGACGAGGCCGGCGCACGCCTGGCGGGCAGCAGCGCAATGATTGGCGCCCTGCAACGCCTGCGCTCGGAGCAGGGCTTGCCGGTGCACATGCCGAGCACGCTGAGCGCCTTCGGCATCAA